The following coding sequences are from one Schizosaccharomyces osmophilus chromosome 1, complete sequence window:
- the srp102 gene encoding signal recognition particle receptor beta subunit Srp102, with amino-acid sequence MLENWWTIVIALATIPLAALIIFSLLFASKKTIQRKTPAIFLVGPSESGKTTLFCQLVYEKSKSTVPSIEPNEALWKEDVVLVDLPGHARTKHWTEKKLNESYDVRLVVFVLNSATLDRDLHEIGLALFDVLLKCRKLKVPKALVACNKFDLFTAQPAKQIQAAVMKELDNIFEEKESQLDSIVTEDVDWDELRPQLEDIQLEFLSGSALKGTNMNQWIEWMESSL; translated from the exons ATGCTTGAAAATTGGTGGACAATAGTCATTGCGCTTGCAACGATTCCCTTAGCTGCATTAATAATATTTTCCCTTCTCTTTGCATCAAAAAAGACCATTCAGAGAAAAACACCGGCCATCTTTTTGGTGGGACCTAGTGAGTCGGGAAAAACGACCTTGTTTTGTCAG cttgtttacgaaaagaGCAAGTCTACTGTGCCGAGTATCGAACCAAACGAGGCTTTATGGAAAGAAGATGTCGTCCTCGTAGATTTACCCGGACATGCTAGAACAAAGCATTGgacagaaaagaaattgaatgaAAGTTATGATGTACGGCTTgtggtttttgttttgaacaGCGCAACGCTGGACCGAGATTTGCATGAAATTGGACTCGCTTTATTTGACGTGCTACTAAAATGTAGAAAGCTCAAGGTACCGAAAGCTCTAGTAGCATGCAACAAAtttgatttgtttactgCACAACCAGCAAAACAGATCCAGGCGGCTGtgatgaaagaattggacaatatttttgaagaaaaggaatctCAGCTCGATTCCATAGTAACAGAAGACGTCGACTGGGATGAACTTCGCCCTCAGCTCGAAGACATCCAATTAGAGTTTCTTTCAGGAAGCGCTTTGAAAGGCACCAACATGAATCAATGGATTGAATGGATGGAATCCTCTCTCtag
- the iwr1 gene encoding RNA polymerase II nuclear import protein Iwr1, with protein sequence MPLPVLRVKRKAVDDPVNALYLELGNEIGERAIAKKRKSSGRYFFRLSQTLKNDREYVSNLNNVHPSPATNLQKLANASSKPSLPKENSYGIPIVQPSEPAIPKVHSHMDLDIKKSAPSIPPTLDSPRFAIQNLPSAKDEKVFDAIRLQKSQGMYHTHPQLDSMIHEYLSNGDLPLQQANEEYVYDIYEASNQEPSKPPTGYGVIDALSVPDAFRESLENELVSEKQDGEDEDPLRDEIDEDSNAESFYQNSYPDEDEWGGSSGQSLQDEFASDENYADDLYG encoded by the exons ATGCCTCTACCAGTTTTACGtgtcaaaagaaaagcagtTGATGATCCTGTCAATGCTCTAT ATTTAGAACTTGGAAATGAAATTGGAGAACGAGCAATCgccaaaaaaagaaaatcttcCGGTCGGTATT tttttagaCTCTCTCAAACGTTAAAGAACGATAGAGAATATGTGTCAAATTTAAACAATGTTCATCCTTCGCCTGCaacaaatcttcaaaaattagCAAATGCTAGCAGCAAGCCTTCTTTGCCAAAGGAGAACTCTTATGGAATCCCCATCGTTCAACCTTCTGAACCTGCAATTCCAAAAGTTCATTCACATATGGATTTGGATATTAAAAAATCCGCGCCATCTATACCTCCTACTTTGGATTCTCCGAGATTTGCAATTCAAAATTTACCATCCgcaaaagatgaaaaagtcTTTGACGCTATTCGTCTTCAGAAAAG TCAAGGGATGTATCACACCCATCCTCAATTGGATTCAATGATTCATGAATACCTTTCAAATGGTGATTTGCCTCTCCAACAAGCTAATGAAGAATATGTATATGACATTTATGAGGCATCAAATCAAGAGCCATCCAAACCTCCGACCGGATACGGAGTCATTGACGCTCTTAGTGTTCCTGATGCGTTTCGTGAATCGCTTGAAAATGAGCTTGTATcagaaaagcaagatgGCGAAGACGAAGACCCGTTGCGGGATGAGATTGACGAGGATTCAAATGCAGAAAGCTTTTATCAAAACAGTTATccagatgaagatgaatgGGGAGGATCTAGTGGACAAAGTCTTCAAGATGAATTTGCATCTGACGAAAATTACGCAGATGACTTATATGGATAA
- the erv25 gene encoding COPII-coated vesicle component Erv25 has protein sequence MFTFKPFFLLLSLLVCAVQAVHFDIPAKLNPESFCLREYAGEKAVMIVFVKTSGNRGDGQKLSMEIKDSQGTVHSSVQNIIDEERIVSDVSRPTVIDICFKNTLQPGAMESEHKKRSIKLDFNIGADAQDYSALQKAYNLEPVEADLQRAKDFINEVKDKMYYLQARETKFRNTNESTNGRVKNFAYLTFITLIVLVTWQILYLRSFFQRKHLIP, from the exons atgtTCACTTTTAAACCGTTCTTCTTACTTCTTTCCCTTCTTGTGTGCGCTGTTCAGGCTGTTCACTTTGACATTCCGGCCAAGTTGAATCCAGAAAGCTTTTGCTTGCGTGAATATGCTGGAGAAAAAGCAGTGATGATTGTGTTTGTGAAAACAAGCGGTAACCGTGGTGATGGTCAAAAGCTTAGCATGGAAATTAAAGACTCTCAAGGCACTGTTCATTCAAGTGTTCAAAATATCATTGATGAAGAGCGCATTGTCTCGGATGTATCCAGACCTACTGTGATTGATATTTGTTTTAAGAATACTTTGCAACCAG GTGCTATGGAATCTGAACACAAAAAACGTTCTATCAAGCTAGACTTCAACATCGGAGCTGATGCTCAAGATTACTCTGctttacaaaaagcttACAACCTTGAACCAGTAGAAGCTGATCTTCAGCGTGCAAAGGACTTTATAAATGAGGTGAAAGATAAAATGTACTACTTACAAGCCCGCGAAACTAAATTCCGCAATACCAACGAAAGTACAAATGGACGTGTCAAAAACTTTGCTTACCTTACCTTCATTACCTTGATCGTATTGGTAACTTGGCAAATTCTTTATCTTCGTTCTTTCTTCCAGCGAAAGCACCTTATTCCTTAA
- the gln1 gene encoding glutamate-ammonia ligase Gln1, with protein sequence MSQYDVEPLMSKASILAKYANLEPLDTKVMAEYIWIDGFNHLRSKTMTLEEKPKSLDDLRVWNFDGSSTGQAPGNDSDTLLKPIAMYRDPIRRGDNILVLSACYKADGSANHFNHRDACVKLMEKHADQDIWFGIEQEYTMLDYYDRPFGWPKGGFPGIQGPFYCGVGTGNVFARDIVEAHYKACLYAGINISGVNAEVMPSQWEYQVGPCRGISMSDQLWMSRFLLHRIAEDFGVKISFHPKPILGDWNGAGCHTNISTKDSRAEGGMKVIEQYLEKFAKRHMDHIKVYGEDNDLRLTGKHETGAIDKFNYGIADRGASVRIPRSVAMKGCGYFEDRRPASSIDPYLVTGIIAETMFEC encoded by the coding sequence ATGTCCCAATACGACGTTGAACCTCTCATGTCCAAGGCCTCGATTTTGGCCAAGTATGCCAATCTTGAACCTTTAGATACCAAGGTAATGGCTGAATATATCTGGATTGATGGATTCAACCACCTTCGCAGCAAAACCATGACccttgaagaaaaaccaaagtcTTTGGATGACTTGCGCGTTTGGAATTTCGACGGGTCTTCCACCGGCCAAGCCCCTGGTAATGACTCTGATACCCTTTTGAAACCCATTGCTATGTATAGAGATCCCATCCGTCGTGGCGATAACATTCTCGTTCTCTCCGCTTGTTACAAGGCCGATGGCTCTGCTAACCACTTCAATCACCGTGATGCTTGCGTCAAGCTTATGGAAAAGCATGCCGACCAGGATATCTGGTTTGGCATTGAGCAAGAATACACAATGCTAGACTACTATGACCGCCCTTTCGGCTGGCCTAAGGGTGGCTTCCCCGGTATTCAAGGCCCCTTTTATTGTGGTGTCGGTACCGGCAACGTCTTTGCCCGTGATATCGTCGAGGCCCACTACAAGGCCTGTCTCTACGCCGGTATCAACATTTCTGGTGTGAATGCCGAGGTCATGCCTTCTCAATGGGAATACCAGGTTGGTCCTTGCCGCGGTATCTCAATGAGCGACCAACTCTGGATGTCtcgtttccttcttcaccGTATTGCCGAAGATTTTGGTGTCAAGATCTCTTTCCATCCCAAGCCTATTTTGGGTGACTGGAATGGTGCTGGTTGCCACACAAACATCTCCACCAAGGATAGCCGTGCCGAAGGTGGTATGAAGGTCATCGAGCAATACCTCGAAAAGTTCGCCAAGCGTCATATGGACCACATCAAGGTTTATGGTGAAGATAATGACTTGCGTCTCACCGGTAAACATGAAACTGGTGCCATTGATAAATTCAATTATGGTATTGCTGACCGTGGTGCCTCTGTTCGTATCCCCCGTTCCGTCGCTATGAAGGGTTGCGGTTACTTTGAGGATCGCCGTCCTGCTTCCTCCATCGACCCTTACCTTGTCACTGGTATTATTGCTGAAACTATGTTTGAATGCTAA
- the osh3 gene encoding sterol transfer protein Osh3, producing MMETVEVRSKSLLIQWLNVKPNSLLSWQIHVKRKSIKYDIYYKRTKGSSEDDYKSPAVLDARQQQQTQVTEVQKLNAIGLELFYQGERCMAEKPNDGSVSIEKGGLYAFVFDNTFSKTTPKIISFLLSVQSFPGSVQHNINSNGAPKQLICGTLLKKRRKKGQGYARRYFTLDMLEGTLSYYANAHSSIMRGKLPLSIAVVSISSESHEINVDSGIEVWNLRAHTHHDWLRWCNALERAKNTQAFSKLTVSERSQQSSSKQLDSIYSRLRECLDIAQTHRIGRSRSAINLNIPNIRIQLPDEHMTNTGNPRESMDESFPENSSAEITLRKVTRQLGSLLHELECFIQHHEFTKDQVPVTSPSSRVSMDSTVSHTWYDAEDDPGINHVTDTLGDLNNSDDLLSSDRTTKNSDPDITFVDDSLHRTSSYEEDSVSDSSVSDLSSEVTEPEELIQSPASYDSMVSSDTADEGSEKSVVNGIKPIENFKDVDEYKPNRTENKSEQGSAARSINSKNNKNSRGPKHDTEGSAPFSSASNKNEDMSKDLNQPVAELYPLPHKTVARRQNIPAIVDPPPSIMSVLRRNIGKDISSIRIPVVSNEPCSLLQRYAEDLEYSNLLDIANESEPELKIFYIAAFAVSNFSNMRHKERSVRKVFSPLLGETYELAREDKNYRFLAEKVSHRPLVVACQADSPKWKWHHSPRPIQKFWGKSIELNIHGDVNIQLQCGSKFVFTKPACFLKNVAIGEKYVEPYDHMVITDSTTGDKAIVQFKVGGMFSGRSEEVNVEVVRSDGSQDSRCLKGKWTTSLDLVHTETNKVEKMIWEVGSLVEDPQKHCGMTTFAAQTNEITSIEDGLLPPTDTRLRPDQRLREQGRLEIAEQLKLDLEQKQREERQEMERNQTSWHPKWFSQVKTGKDDESDPLWFIKEDRDSYWSCRQKGNWSKCPQLW from the coding sequence ATGATGGAAACTGTGGAAGTTCGAAGTAAAAGTCTACTAATCCAATGGCTGAATGTGAAGCCAAATAGCCTTCTTAGCTGGCAAATTCACGTGAAGCGGAAAAGTATCAAATACGATATTTACTACAAGCGAACGAAAGGAAGTTCAGAGGATGACTATAAATCACCAGCCGTTTTAGACGCCAgacaacaacaacaaacCCAAGTAACTGAAGTTCAAAAGTTGAATGCCATTGGTCTTGAACTCTTTTACCAAGGCGAAAGGTGTATGGCTGAAAAGCCCAACGACGGTTCTGTGTCCATTGAGAAAGGTGGATTAtatgcttttgttttcgacAATACTTTCTCTAAAACTACACCAAAAATCATATCTTTTCTGCTCAGTGTCCAATCGTTTCCAGGATCAGTCCAGCATAACATAAACAGTAACGGTGCCCCGAAACAGCTGATTTGTGGAACCCTTCTCAAAAAGCGGCGCAAAAAAGGCCAAGGATATGCTCGTCGTTACTTTACGTTGGATATGCTGGAAGGAACTCTTTCATACTATGCCAATGCTCATTCTTCTATCATGCGAGGAAAGCTGCCTCTCAGTATCGCTGTTGTCAGTATCTCTTCCGAAAGCCATGAAATTAACGTTGATTCCGGCATCGAAGTTTGGAATCTCCGCGCTCATACTCATCACGACTGGTTAAGATGGTGTAATGCCCTAGAGCGTGCTAAAAATACTCAggctttttccaaattaaCTGTTAGTGAACGATCCCAGCAGTCATCTTCCAAACAGCTCGATTCCATCTACTCCCGCCTTCGCGAATGCTTGGATATCGCACAAACCCACCGGATAGGTCGCTCTCGGTCTGCTATTAATCTCAACATTCCCAACATCCGGATTCAATTGCCCGACGAACACATGACAAATACTGGAAACCCAAGAGAGTCCATGGATGAATCCTTTCCCGAAAACTCATCCGCCGAAATAACTCTCCGCAAAGTTACTCGCCAGCTTGGCTCTCTTTTACATGAACTAGAATGCTTTATTCAACATCATGAGTTTACAAAAGATCAAGTTCCCGTTACTTCCCCATCCTCCCGTGTATCCATGGATTCTACTGTATCTCATACGTGGTATGATGCCGAAGATGACCCAGGCATCAATCATGTAACAGACACTTTGGGAGACCTAAATAATTCAGATGACTTGCTAAGCAGTGATCGAACTACCAAAAATTCTGATCCCGATATTACCTTTGTCGATGATTCTCTTCATAGAACGAGCAGCTATGAAGAGGATTCAGTTTCCGattcttctgtttcagACTTGTCCTCTGAAGTTACAGAGCCAGAGGAGTTAATTCAATCACCGGCTAGTTACGATTCCATGGTATCGAGCGATACCGCTGATGAAGGTTCAGAGAAAAGTGTTGTCAATGGAATAAAACCTATTGAAAATTTCAAGGATGTAGATGAATACAAACCAAATCGCACCGAAAACAAGTCTGAACAAGGATCTGCTGCCCGTTCCATAAACTCGAAGAATAATAAGAATTCTAGAGGACCGAAGCATGACACTGAAGGAAGTGCACcattttcttcagcttccaataaaaatgaagataTGTCGAAGGATCTTAACCAACCAGTTGCTGAACTGTACCCCCTTCCTCATAAAACGGTTGCGCGAAGACAAAACATACCTGCTATAGTAGACCCTCCTCCTAGTATCATGTCGGTCCTGAGAAGGAATATTGGAAAAGATATCAGTTCAATTCGTATTCCCGTTGTTTCCAACGAACCCTGTAGTTTACTTCAACGTTATGCGGAGGATTTGGAATATTCCAACCTTTTAGACATCGCCAACGAAAGTGAGCCGGAGTTGAAGATATTTTACATCGCAGCTTTTGCTgtatcaaatttttctaatATGAGACACAAGGAAAGAAGTGTGAGAAAGGTGTTTAGTCCATTATTAGGAGAAACGTATGAGCTAGCTCGTGAAGATAAAAATTATCGCTTTTTAGCAGAAAAAGTGTCACATCGGCCACTTGTTGTTGCATGCCAAGCCGACAGTCCTAAATGGAAATGGCATCACTCTCCAAGGCCTATCCAGAAATTCTGGGGTAAATCTATAGAACTGAATATTCATGGGGACGTGAACATTCAGCTACAGTGTGGAAGTAAGTTTGTCTTTACGAAGCctgcttgttttttgaaaaacgtTGCTATAGGAGAAAAATACGTTGAACCTTATGACCACATGGTAATTACTGACTCTACCACTGGGGACAAAGCCATCGTTCAATTTAAAGTTGGGGGAATGTTTTCTGGGCGTTCTGAAGAAGTAAATGTTGAAGTTGTAAGGTCCGACGGAAGCCAAGATTCTCGATGCCTAAAAGGTAAATGGACGACTTCGTTAGATTTGGTACACACTGAAACCAATAAAGTGGAAAAAATGATATGGGAAGTTGGAAGTTTGGTGGAAGACCCTCAAAAGCATTGCGGTATGACAACATTTGCTGCACAAACGAACGAAATAACATCGATTGAAGATGGCTTGCTTCCTCCTACTGACACTCGTTTACGCCCTGATCAAAGATTACGCGAACAGGGCCGTTTAGAGATAGCAGAACAATTGAAATTAGATCTCGAACAGAAACAGCGAGAGGAACGACAAGAGATGGAGAGAAACCAAACATCTTGGCATCCTAAATGGTTTTCTCAAGTTAAGACCGGTAAGGATGATGAGTCTGACCCTCTTTGgtttataaaagaagacCGAGATAGTTATTGGTCCTGTCGGCAAAAAGGCAATTGGTCTAAGTGCCCTCAGTTATGGTAA
- the slm3 gene encoding mitochondrial tRNA-specific 2-thiouridylase Slm3, with protein MKITKAFCQNAKTFVRGWKAEPFQVQWPRKQDKVFVAMSGGVDSSYSAYLLKRQELNVEGVFMRNWLDEEDAPGGCPAERDWLLVQKICKQLEIPIRRFNFEKEYWNRVFEPSLEQYERGCTPNPDVPCNRYVKFGALYEALEKEVSREGQQWWLATGHYAKTMRNERDDRVALCLPKDRWKDQTLFLCTVQEKALQRTIFPLHNLEKKEVKRMAAEAGLQESVERLESQGLCFVSPNVGSHFRNFLGRYLNFSNEPIRVVAKGRVVGVYPPSTGVWSFTIGERCGLSLPQGDPEFEGRWYIWKKESLTNTVHICRGSRNPLLFQNRIRVHPWTWSTEWIRQEASSSKGKPMECFVRVRHQQPLEPAKAWLQEDGGCVVEFETPQRALTPGQVLAMYKEETCLGGGSIAEEEP; from the exons atgaaaataacaaaGGCTTTTTGccaaaatgcaaaaacaTTTGTGAGGGGATGGAAAGCAGAGCCCTTCCAAGTACAATGGCCGCGAAAGCAAGATAAAG TGTTTGTGGCCATGTCTGGAGGCGTGGATTCGAGCTATTCGGCATACTTGTTAAAACGCCAG GAGTTGAATGTAGAAGGTGTATTTATGCGAAATTGGCTGGACGAGGAGGATGCACCGGGGGGATGTCCTGCGGAACGAGACTGGTTGcttgttcaaaaaatatgCAAGCAACTAGAGATTCCCATACGGAGATTTAATTTCGAAAAGGAGTACTGGAATCGGGTATTTGAGCCGAGTTTGGAGCAATATGAGCGAGGATGCACGCCGAACCCAGACGTGCCTTGCAATCGGTATGTCAAGTTTGGAGCATTGTACGAGGCACTGGAAAAGGAAGTGTCTCGGGAGGGTCAGCAATGGTGGCTAGCTACAGGACACTATGCGAAAACGATGAGGAACGAAAGGGACGATCGGGTGGCACTTTGTCTTCCGAAAGATAGATGGAAAGATCAAACGTTATTTTTGTGCACGGTCCAAGAAAAAGCGCTTCAGCGAACCATTTTCCCGCTGCATAACCtggagaagaaagaagtcAAAAGGATGGCTGCTGAAGCAGGGCTACAAGAGAGTGTAGAACGACTTGAAAGTCAAGGACTGTGTTTTGTATCGCCAAATGTGGGGAGCCACTTTCGAAACTTTCTGGGTCGATACTTGAATTTTTCGAATGAACCAATACGTGTTGTAGCGAAGGGAAGGGTGGTGGGCGTTTACCCTCCGTCGACGGGAGTTTGGTCATTTACGATTGGAGAGCGATGTGGATTGAGTCTTCCCCAGGGTGATCCAGAGTTCGAAGGACGATGGtatatttggaagaaggaatCTTTGACGAATACGGTACATATTTGTCGGGGAAGCAGGAACCCATTGCTATTTCAAAACCGAATCCGGGTCCATCCTTGGACATGGTCGACAGAGTGGATTCGACAAGAAGCGAGTTCATCGAAAGGGAAGCCTATGGAGTGCTTTGTGCGCGTTCGACACCAGCAGCCACTTGAGCCAGCAAAAGCATGGTTGCAAGAGGACGGAGGATGTGTTGTTGAGTTTGAAACTCCTCAACGGGCGCTCACCCCAGGTCAAGTTTTGGCCATGTACAAGGAGGAGACTTGTTTAGGAGGAGGTTCGATTGCTGAGGAAGAGCCGTAA
- the ppk9 gene encoding serine/threonine protein kinase Ppk9, producing the protein MQTAAFSSVETRNVDEAQFIGPWKLGRTLGEGNLAKVKLGIHWETEERVALKMIRNAEMEDECIWNHVLREVMILRKFQHPNILSLYQVLRVPKYTVLALEYMDTDLHSILAKCKRLNESVARRIFQQVVFAVEYCHQNNVSHRDLKLENILLSKDFTVKLSDFSLSNFMYDGTFLRTSCGTPHYAAPEVIQGRYYDGCDVDIWGCGILLYLMLTGEFPFEDVTISNVLSRACKGIYTVPSHVSTSATDLIRRMLTVIPTSRIKIGEIIQHPWFIADRLPSYHLSSHNSFSSPEKQHPVSYYPAELAKLFGSSPNSTFNVQNKVSNPSLEFSYPQFSASTNSDLSSSVETLPFQGIFYAGSIPNSPTKSDTKGASTAATGYSNSSPQSHVSILPTSLPSEHATYMGNTYNFRKLQSPTSTRIRTFRWHFGIQSNKPPRQILLQFCQSLQQLGASFLPYSTEEFLRESKYRIDAKFNSDNFVVYLAFEVFSLGSLANIIDIRFSSNKASPINNPMPCFEVVKRFLQKII; encoded by the exons ATGCAAACCGCTGCTTTCTCATCGGTTGAAACTCGAAATGTTGATGAAGCTCAATTCATTGGTCCTTGGAAGTTGGGAAGGACTTTGGGCGAGGGTAATCTTGCCAAAGTGAAGT TAGGGATCCACTGGGAGACGGAAGAAAGGGTCGCATTGAAAATGATACGCAATGCGGAGATGGAAGATGAGTGTATTTGGAACCATGTTTTACGAGAAGTCATGATTCTGCGGAAGTTTCAGCATCCAAATATCCTCTCTCTGTACCAAGTGCTTCGTGTCCCAAAGTATACAGTGCTCGCATTGGAATACATGGACACCGACCTTCACAGTATCCTCGCAAAATGCAAGCGTTTAAACGAGTCCGTAGCTCGCAGGATATTTCAACAAGTAGTATTTGCTGTTGAATACTGTCACCAAAACAATGTGTCTCATCGCGACCTGAAGCTTGAAaacattcttctttctaaGGACTTCACCGTGAAGCTTAGTGATTTTAGCCTTTCCAATTTTATGTATGATGGTACATTTTTAAGAACTTCTTGCGGAACTCCTCATTATGCCGCTCCCGAAGTCATTCAAGGCCGGTATTATGATGGGTGTGATGTGGATATTTGGGGTTGTGGAATCCTGCTCTATCTCATGCTTACCGGTGAATTTCCCTTTGAGGATGTCACCATATCTAATGTTTTAAGTCGTGCTTGCAAAGGCATTTACACCGTACCTTCTCACGTTTCTACAAGTGCTACCGATTTAATCCGACGGATGCTCACTGTCATCCCTACTTCCAGAATCAAAATTGGTGAAATTATTCAGCATCCTTGGTTTATAGCTGATAGACTTCCATCTTATCACCTGTCCTCgcataattctttttcctcaCCTGAGAAACAACATCCTGTCAGCTATTACCCAGCTGAATTagcaaaactttttggttCATCACCAAATTCTACTTTTAATGTCCAAAACAAAGTatcaaatccttctttggaattttcaTACCCTCAGTTTTCTGCCTCGACCAACAGCGACCTTAGTTCCTCTGTCGAAACTCTGCCTTTTCAAGGTATTTTCTATGCAGGTTCTATTCCAAACTCACCTACAAAGTCTGACACAAAGGGTGCCTCTACTGCAGCCACAGGTTACTCCAATTCGTCGCCCCAATCACATGTCAGTATTTTACCGACATCTCTTCCCAGCGAACATGCAACTTACATGGGAAATACGTATAATTTTCGCAAATTGCAGTCGCCCACATCAACTCGGATACGAACCTTTCGATGGCATTTTGGTATACAATCAAATAAACCTCCTCGACAAATCTTGTTGCAATTTTGCCAGAGCTTACAGCAACTTGGTGCTTCCTTTCTCCCTTACAGTACAGAAGAGTTCTTACGCGAAAGTAAATACCGCATAGATGCGAAATTCAACTCTGACaattttgttgtttatttgGCGTTTGAAGTGTTTTCTCTTGGTTCATTGGCAAATATTATTGACATACGGTTTTCTAGTAATAAGGCTTCGCCGATCAATAATCCCATGCCCTGTTTTGAAGTCGTTAAACGGTTTCTCCAGAAAATCATTTAA
- the mgr3 gene encoding mitochondrial inner membrane i-AAA protease complex TPR repeat subunit Mgr3 yields the protein MRIQYLWRQRTLFQLMTHRRASTYNKRPFWRRPWPAALLGCAVAGTAIIAFSKPSPIDANYPASVARHIHEALYRQTGSSLQDFQRAWKAYQSAIEQAEKENMDMESASIQGIRLQMANLQESSGGYQLAWKLFWDIFKRTESLKDFTEQRVIIASKIIELSEPLGLQMEAAKAADFIIQSLLRNEINDEPENKSRLFEQTATLYFQLGKPSYAVPLYYQALELTMNNPTCHGLILMNNLATSLLAQTDHIDKKYHEKLLQQSRDWSQKAVDSYHFAYPKDRTLECHSGCAAAFFTLGQVAERNGNVEMAIKNYRNAESLRAHDPYNDGSMMAHIALDRLDKNAFLRPNDD from the coding sequence ATGAGAATTCAATACTTATGGAGACAGAGGACTTTATTTCAGTTGATGACTCATAGAAGAGCATCAACTTATAATAAGAGACCATTTTGGAGACGTCCATGGCCTGCTGCATTACTAGGGTGTGCAGTAGCAGGTACCGCAATTATAGCATTTTCAAAGCCTTCACCGATCGATGCAAACTATCCTGCATCTGTTGCCAGACATATTCATGAGGCACTTTACAGGCAAACGGGATCGAGCTTACAAGATTTCCAGCGAGCTTGGAAGGCCTACCAGTCTGCTATTGAGCAGgcagaaaaggaaaatatgGACATGGAATCGGCTTCAATTCAAGGAATTCGACTGCAAATGGCTAATCTTCAGGAATCATCAGGAGGGTATCAACTAGCTTGGAAGCTATTCTGGGACATTTTCAAGCGAACAGAAAGTTTGAAGGATTTCACTGAACAGAGGGTTATAATTGCCAGTAAAATCATTGAGTTATCGGAGCCCCTTGGTTTGCAGATGGAAGCGGCGAAAGCTGCAGATTTTATTATTCAGAGTTTGCTCCGCAATGAAATTAACGATGAACCAGAAAATAAGAGTCGTCTATTTGAGCAGACTGCTACTCTATACTTTCAGCTTGGAAAGCCTTCCTATGCCGTTCCCTTATATTACCAAGCACTCGAATTGACAATGAACAATCCGACTTGTCATGGATTGATATTAATGAATAATCTTGCTACTAGCTTACTGGCTCAAACAGATCATATTGATAAAAAGTATCACGAAAAACTACTTCAACAATCTAGAGACTGGAGCCAAAAAGCTGTTGACTCATATCACTTTGCTTATCCAAAGGATCGCACATTGGAATGCCATTCAGGATGTGCTGCCgctttttttactttggGACAGGTTGCAGAGAGAAATGGAAATGTCGAAATGGCTATCAAAAATTATCGCAATGCTGAATCCTTGCGGGCCCACGACCCATATAATGATGGGTCTATGATGGCTCACATCGCATTAGATCGATTAGACAAGAATGCCTTCTTGCGACCGAATGACGATTAA